A genomic segment from Ptychodera flava strain L36383 chromosome 8, AS_Pfla_20210202, whole genome shotgun sequence encodes:
- the LOC139138062 gene encoding solute carrier family 35 member G1-like has translation MEFEPTDQDEEHTQTSTNDGRGETEPKGCYDKCDDCCGGHLQTLEGVLLALLSGVTFAASSVFTRLASDGGVPRYQTVFINCTSLVPVVLPFLIYYRVSPFTSQPIKDTLLLALTGFGRAVVIVAQTISFTFAPSGSCVALLNGITAVGASLLASIFLGEVWRLIGILAAIVDVVGVFLLIRPPFLFGQLSDEYGHTRDLSIGYGLIAAAALILSAVLVSSRALMKRVSILNVIFYAAIMSLLLSLVMMLSLGDPVWPISDVRLIGPLCGMTMTYAVSFYSLYRALQVQEASTVTVLRNISIFVAFLLQHYVLEMTPTVYDIVGATLIFVGTSAVSVDTWWYKTHPTSDEKQQLLDKEGHKLSSVGGAIESKDQEPTSGENND, from the coding sequence ATGGAATTTGAACCGACTGATCAGGATGAAGAACACACACAAACTTCAACAAATGATGGAAGAGGTGAGACAGAACCCAAGGGATGTTATGACAAATGCGACGACTGCTGTGGCGGTCATTTACAAACTCTGGAAGGGGTCCTTTTGGCTCTGTTGTCCGGGGTAACCTTCGCGGCATCATCTGTGTTCACTCGCCTGGCAAGTGATGGCGGAGTCCCTCGTTACCAAACGGTGTTCATCAACTGTACATCACTCGTGCCCGTGGTTTTACCTTTTCTAATATACTACAGAGTTTCTCCTTTCACAAGTCAGCCTATCAAAGATACGTTGCTCCTTGCCCTGACTGGCTTTGGAAGGGCTGTGGTCATCGTGGCCCAGACtatatcatttacatttgcCCCATCGGGCAGCTGTGTCGCCCTTCTCAACGGAATTACTGCTGTGGGCGCGTCACTTCTCGCGAGTATTTTCCTCGGTGAAGTCTGGAGACTTATTGGTATTTTAGCTGCGATTGTTGACGTCGTTGGTGTTTTCCTTCTGATTAGACCACCGTTCCTCTTCGGACAGCTCTCCGACGAATACGGGCACACCAGGGACTTGTCCATCGGCTACGGGTTGATCGCGGCCGCCGCCCTGATACTCTCAGCCGTGTTGGTGTCTTCCCGAGCACTGATGAAGCGAGTCAGCATTCTGAACGTCATCTTCTACGCCGCGATAATGTCACTTCTACTCAGCCTTGTCATGATGCTATCCCTCGGCGACCCTGTCTGGCCTATTTCTGATGTGCGGCTCATCGGTCCCCTCTGTGGCATGACCATGACATACGCCGTGTCCTTTTACTCTCTCTACAGAGCGCTGCAGGTCCAGGAAGCGTCGACGGTCACCGTTCTCAGAAACATTTCGATATTCGTCGCTTTCCTACTGCAGCACTACGTCCTGGAGATGACGCCGACCGTCTACGACATCGTAGGAGCCACGCTGATCTTCGTCGGGACATCGGCCGTTTCCGTTGATACCTGGTGGTATAAAACACATCCTACAAGTGATGAAAAACAGCAGTTGCTAGACAAGGAGGGTCACAAGCTGAGCTCCGTTGGCGGTGCTATCGAGAGCAAAGACCAAGAACCGACGTCTGGTGAAAACAATGACTGA
- the LOC139138946 gene encoding calreticulin-like gives MRLWTILLALLGCALSEATVYFREGFDAGWEERWVESTAKGSEQGKWKHTAGKFYADAEKDKGIQTSQDARFYGISATFDSFSNEGKDLVIQFSIKHEQKIDCGGGYVKVFPSGLEQEKLHGDTPYHIMFGPDICGPGTKKVHVIFNYPPKKDNLLIQKDIRCKDDEFTHLYTLVVHSDNTYEVRIDNKKVQSGNLEDDWNFLAPKKIKDPEAKKPDDWDDREKIDDPEDTKPEDWDKPEHIADPDAEKPEDWDDEMDGEWEPPMIDNPDYKGEWKPKQIDNPDYKGKWIHPEIDNPDYNADENLYRYTDIGAIGLDLWQVKSGSIFDNILITDDIEEAEKDAKELFEVTKTGEKEMKDKQDAEEKKKREEEEKARKAEEDEQDDEEEEEEDFEDMEDADFEEEEDDAAETHDEL, from the exons ATGAGACTGTGGACGATACTTTTAGCCCTTCTCGGGTGTGCACTTTCTGAAGCAACTGTCTACTTCCGCGAGGGATTTGATG CCGGTTGGGAAGAAAGGTGGGTGGAATCAACAGCCAAAGGCTCAGAGCAAGGAAAATGGAAACACACAGCCGGTAAATTTTATGCAGATGCAGAAAAAGACAAAG GTATCCAAACAAGTCAAGACGCCAGGTTTTATGGAATTTCTGCCACTTTTGACTCATTCAGTAATGAAGGAAAAGATTTAGTCATCCAGTTCTcaatcaaacatgaacaaaaaATAGACTGTGGAGGTGGCTACGTTAAAGTTTTCCCCAGTGGACTTGAGCAAGAGAAGCTTCATGGTGATACTCCATACCACATCATGTTTG GGCCTGATATCTGTGGTCCCGGAACTAAGAAAGTACACGTAATCTTCAACTACCCGCCAAAGAAGGACAACCTTTTGATCCAAAAAGACATAAGATGCAAA GATGATGAATTCACACATTTGTACACACTGGTAGTCCACTCTGACAATACCTATGAAGTTAGAATCGACAACAAGAAGGTGCAGAGCGGAAACCTTGAAGACGACTGGAACTTCCTCGCTCCCAAGAAGATCAAGGACCCAGAGGCCAAAAAACCAGATGATTGGGATGATAGGGAAAAGATTGATGACCCAGAAGATACCAAACCAGAG GACTGGGATAAGCCAGAACACATCGCTGATCCAGATGCCGAGAAGCCAGAAGATTGGGATGATGAAATGGACGGTGAATGGGAACCACCAATGATAGACAACCCAGACTACAAG GGAGAATGGAAACCAAAACAGATTGACAACCCAGACTACAAAGGAAAGTGGATCCATCCAGAAATTGACAACCCAGATTACAACGCTGATGAAAATCTTTACAGATACACAGATATTGGTGCCATTGGTTTAGATCTTTGGCAG GTTAAGTCTGGATCAATTTTTGACAACATTCTTATCACAGATGATATCGAAGAAGCAGAGAAAGATGCCAAAGAATTATTTGAAGTCACAAAG AcaggagaaaaagaaatgaaagatAAACAGGATGCAGAAGAGAAAAAGAAGCGTGAGGAGGAAGAGAAAGCCCGCAAAGCTGAAGAGGACGAGCAAGAtgacgaagaagaagaagaggaagattTTGAAGACATGGAAGATGCTGActttgaagaagaagaggatgatgctGCAGAAACACACGATGAACTCTAG